From a single Streptomyces sp. NBC_01264 genomic region:
- the sucD gene encoding succinate--CoA ligase subunit alpha, with amino-acid sequence MAIFLNKDSKVIVQGMTGATGMKHTKLMLADGTDIVGGVNPRKAGTTVDFDGTEVPVFGSVAEAMEKTGANVSVLFVPPAFAKSAVVEAIDAEIPLAVVITEGIAVHDSAAFWSYASSKGNKTRIIGPNCPGLITPGQSNAGIIPGDITKPGRIGLVSKSGTLTYQMMYELRDIGFSSAVGIGGDPVIGTTHIDALEAFEADPDTDLIVMIGEIGGDAEERAADFIAKNVTKPVVGYVAGFTAPEGKTMGHAGAIVSGSSGTAQAKKEALEAAGVKVGKTPTETAKLAREILNAAK; translated from the coding sequence ATGGCTATCTTCCTCAACAAGGACAGCAAGGTCATCGTCCAGGGCATGACCGGTGCCACGGGCATGAAGCACACCAAGCTGATGCTGGCTGACGGCACCGACATCGTCGGCGGCGTGAACCCGCGCAAGGCCGGCACCACCGTCGACTTCGACGGCACCGAGGTCCCGGTCTTCGGCTCCGTCGCCGAGGCGATGGAGAAGACGGGCGCCAACGTCTCCGTCCTCTTCGTCCCGCCGGCGTTCGCCAAGTCCGCCGTGGTCGAGGCGATCGACGCCGAGATCCCGCTGGCCGTCGTCATCACCGAGGGCATCGCGGTGCACGACTCCGCCGCCTTCTGGTCGTACGCCTCCAGCAAGGGCAACAAGACGCGGATCATCGGCCCGAACTGCCCGGGTCTGATCACCCCCGGCCAGTCCAACGCCGGCATCATCCCGGGCGACATCACCAAGCCCGGCCGCATCGGTCTCGTGTCCAAGTCGGGCACGCTGACCTACCAGATGATGTACGAGCTCCGTGACATCGGCTTCTCCTCCGCCGTCGGCATCGGTGGCGACCCGGTCATCGGCACCACGCACATCGACGCCCTCGAGGCGTTCGAGGCGGACCCCGACACCGACCTGATCGTCATGATCGGCGAGATCGGCGGCGACGCCGAGGAGCGTGCGGCGGACTTCATCGCGAAGAACGTCACCAAGCCGGTCGTCGGCTACGTCGCGGGCTTCACCGCCCCCGAGGGCAAGACGATGGGTCACGCCGGTGCGATCGTCTCCGGTTCTTCTGGCACCGCACAGGCCAAGAAGGAAGCCCTCGAGGCCGCCGGCGTGAAGGTCGGCAAGACGCCGACCGAGACCGCGAAGCTGGCGCGCGAGATCCTCAACGCCGCGAAGTAA
- the sucC gene encoding ADP-forming succinate--CoA ligase subunit beta, producing the protein MDLFEYQARDLFAKHGVPVLAGEVIDTPEAAREATERLGGKSVVKAQVKVGGRGKAGGVKLAATPDEAVARATDILGMDIKGHTVHKVMIAETAPEILEEYYVSYLLDRTNRTFLAMASVAGGMDIEQVAEETPEKLAKVPVNANEGVTIEKAREIVALAQFPAEVAEKVAEVLVTLWATFIAEDALLVEVNPLAKVANGDVIALDGKVSLDENAEFRQPGHEEFVDHAAANPLEAAAKAKNLNYVKLDGEVGIIGNGAGLVMSTLDVVAYAGENHGGVKPANFLDIGGGASAAVMANGLEIILGDPDVKSVFVNVFGGITACDEVANGIVQALKLLEDKGEAVTKPLVVRLDGNNAELGRKILSDANHPLVQRVDTMDGAADKAAELAAAK; encoded by the coding sequence GTGGACCTGTTCGAGTACCAGGCGAGGGACCTCTTCGCCAAGCACGGTGTACCGGTGCTGGCCGGTGAAGTGATCGACACGCCTGAGGCGGCGCGCGAGGCCACGGAGCGGCTGGGCGGCAAGTCGGTCGTCAAGGCGCAGGTGAAGGTCGGCGGCCGAGGCAAGGCAGGCGGCGTCAAGCTCGCCGCCACCCCGGATGAGGCCGTCGCCCGGGCGACGGACATCCTCGGGATGGACATCAAGGGCCACACGGTCCACAAGGTGATGATCGCCGAGACCGCTCCGGAGATCCTGGAGGAGTACTACGTCTCGTACCTCCTCGACCGCACCAACCGCACCTTCCTGGCCATGGCCTCGGTCGCGGGCGGCATGGACATCGAGCAGGTCGCCGAGGAGACCCCGGAGAAGCTCGCCAAGGTCCCGGTGAACGCCAACGAGGGCGTGACCATCGAGAAGGCCCGCGAGATCGTCGCGCTGGCGCAGTTCCCGGCCGAGGTGGCCGAGAAGGTCGCCGAGGTCCTCGTGACCCTGTGGGCGACCTTCATCGCCGAGGACGCGCTCCTCGTCGAGGTCAACCCGCTCGCGAAGGTCGCCAACGGCGACGTCATTGCGCTCGACGGCAAGGTCTCGCTCGACGAGAACGCCGAGTTCCGCCAGCCGGGCCACGAGGAGTTCGTGGACCACGCCGCCGCGAACCCGCTCGAGGCCGCCGCCAAGGCGAAGAACCTCAACTACGTGAAGCTCGACGGCGAGGTCGGCATCATCGGCAACGGCGCGGGTCTCGTCATGAGCACCCTCGACGTCGTCGCGTACGCCGGCGAGAACCACGGCGGCGTCAAGCCCGCCAACTTCCTGGACATCGGCGGTGGCGCCTCCGCCGCCGTCATGGCCAACGGTCTCGAGATCATCCTCGGCGACCCGGACGTCAAGTCCGTCTTCGTCAACGTCTTCGGTGGCATCACCGCCTGTGACGAGGTCGCGAACGGCATCGTCCAGGCCCTGAAGCTGCTCGAGGACAAGGGCGAGGCGGTCACCAAGCCGCTGGTCGTCCGCCTGGACGGCAACAACGCCGAGCTGGGTCGCAAGATCCTCTCGGACGCCAACCACCCGCTGGTGCAGCGCGTGGACACCATGGACGGCGCGGCCGACAAGGCCGCCGAGCTCGCGGCTGCGAAGTAA